One region of Cloacibacillus sp. An23 genomic DNA includes:
- a CDS encoding membrane dipeptidase, with protein MTETAKPDIVLDAHSDILLDVLALRRRGEKSVLEERFLPGLRSAGINAVVCSLFIPDEYVPEGSLRMALDQIAALKRDLEESPSFRLCRGAGDCYSAAAGGRVALFLSLEGAEPVGRDILLLDIFYSLGVRLLGLAWSRRNYACDGISFEDAPPYAREGGLTPFGRELVRRAARLGMVVDVSHLNDAGFFEAARLIGGPFIASHSDCRALTPSPRNLTDEQLGILAGAGGVAGMNAYGPFCETKEHGRTAESLLAHLAHAVGNFGYEHAGIGFDLCDCVESLRGPCPEPKDIFAGHADAARFVEAVRARYPREQAAAILGGNFMRVFETAMR; from the coding sequence ATGACAGAGACCGCGAAACCAGATATAGTTCTCGACGCTCATTCCGATATACTGCTCGACGTGCTCGCCCTCCGGCGGCGCGGAGAAAAGTCAGTGCTTGAGGAACGTTTTCTCCCGGGGCTGCGCTCCGCCGGTATAAACGCCGTAGTCTGCTCGCTCTTCATCCCGGACGAGTACGTGCCGGAGGGCTCCCTTCGCATGGCGCTCGACCAGATAGCGGCGCTGAAGCGCGACCTCGAGGAGTCTCCGTCGTTCCGTCTGTGCCGCGGCGCCGGCGACTGCTATTCCGCAGCCGCCGGGGGACGCGTCGCTCTTTTTCTCTCGCTTGAGGGAGCGGAGCCCGTCGGGCGAGACATACTGCTTCTTGATATTTTTTATTCTCTCGGCGTGCGCCTGCTCGGACTTGCGTGGTCGCGCCGCAACTACGCCTGCGACGGGATTTCTTTCGAGGACGCGCCTCCGTACGCGCGCGAGGGAGGGCTGACGCCGTTCGGGCGCGAGCTTGTGCGCAGGGCCGCGCGCCTCGGCATGGTTGTAGACGTAAGCCACCTGAACGACGCCGGCTTTTTCGAGGCCGCCAGACTTATCGGCGGCCCGTTCATCGCGTCGCACTCCGACTGCCGCGCTCTGACCCCTTCGCCGCGCAACCTGACGGACGAGCAGCTTGGAATTCTCGCCGGCGCCGGAGGCGTCGCAGGCATGAACGCTTACGGCCCGTTCTGTGAGACGAAGGAGCACGGGCGCACGGCGGAATCGCTGCTCGCGCATCTCGCGCACGCCGTCGGTAATTTCGGATACGAACACGCCGGCATAGGCTTCGACCTCTGCGACTGCGTGGAGTCGCTGCGCGGCCCTTGCCCGGAGCCGAAAGATATTTTCGCCGGGCACGCCGACGCGGCGCGCTTCGTCGAGGCTGTCCGCGCGCGTTACCCGCGTGAACAGGCAGCGGCGATTTTAGGCGGGAACTTCATGCGAGTATTTGAAACGGCGATGAGGTGA
- the ilvD gene encoding dihydroxy-acid dehydratase → MTYRSKRLGLFSGKGSSSRRAIYKGCGYDDEDLSRPLIGIVNTANDAGLGHAHLDRLAKRVRAGILQAGGTPFEFGTIATCGAVPIGMPHFRYELVIRDVIASSVEIMTGVQLLDGLVLLASCDSIIPGVLIGAIRADVPAIVITGGSQEVCKVEGRNSVMSELDQLVFGADYASEEAREKIRWLEDHVCPGPGACSLMGTANTMQILMEGLGMALPGSSTVPAVYAEKERCATQTGRRIVELVKQDIKPKDILTRESLLNGVILTLALAGSTNAVLHLLSFAREVGVELTLDDFDRLSEAVPVISRVIPTGKASVVDLYHAGGVPAVMGEMKDFLYKDCITVSGRTIGEIAAVSKSLDHDVLTTVEEPVFKNGGLVVIRGNLAPDGAICRTTTISEKARKFTGPARVFHCDEDAHAAVVSGKIKKGDVVVIRYEGPRGAPGMREMMMTTDALVGLGMGQDVFVLTDGRFSGFTEGAAIGHISPEAAVGGVIAAVEDGDTIEIDVDARYANLRVPDEVIKERLARWRPPLKKSRGILGIYAKTALQAHLGGMIDDEVTDAGQILGK, encoded by the coding sequence ATGACTTACCGCTCAAAGAGGCTCGGCCTTTTTTCGGGAAAGGGCTCTTCTTCAAGAAGGGCGATATATAAGGGCTGCGGCTATGACGACGAGGATCTCAGCCGTCCGCTCATCGGGATAGTGAACACGGCGAACGACGCGGGGCTCGGCCACGCGCACCTCGACCGCCTCGCGAAGCGCGTGCGCGCGGGGATATTGCAGGCCGGCGGCACGCCGTTCGAGTTCGGCACGATAGCGACATGCGGAGCCGTGCCGATAGGGATGCCGCACTTCCGCTACGAGCTCGTCATACGCGACGTGATAGCGAGCTCCGTCGAGATAATGACGGGAGTGCAGCTCCTCGACGGCCTCGTGCTGCTCGCCTCGTGCGACAGCATAATCCCCGGCGTGCTCATCGGCGCGATACGCGCGGACGTCCCAGCCATCGTAATAACCGGCGGTTCGCAGGAAGTCTGCAAAGTCGAGGGGCGCAACTCCGTCATGAGCGAGCTTGACCAGCTCGTATTCGGAGCGGACTACGCGAGCGAGGAGGCGCGCGAAAAAATACGCTGGCTCGAGGATCACGTATGCCCCGGCCCCGGCGCCTGCTCGCTGATGGGCACTGCGAACACGATGCAGATACTCATGGAAGGGCTCGGCATGGCTTTGCCCGGCTCGTCCACTGTGCCGGCCGTCTACGCGGAAAAGGAGCGCTGCGCGACTCAGACGGGGCGGCGCATCGTCGAGCTTGTCAAACAGGATATAAAGCCGAAGGATATACTGACGCGCGAATCGCTGCTCAACGGCGTTATACTGACGCTCGCGCTGGCGGGCTCGACGAACGCGGTGCTGCACCTTCTGAGCTTCGCGCGAGAGGTCGGCGTCGAGCTGACGCTAGACGACTTCGACCGTCTCTCCGAGGCAGTCCCTGTGATCAGCCGCGTCATCCCGACAGGCAAGGCGAGCGTCGTCGATCTGTACCACGCCGGAGGAGTCCCCGCGGTGATGGGGGAGATGAAGGATTTCCTCTATAAGGACTGCATCACAGTGTCGGGGCGCACGATAGGCGAAATAGCCGCCGTAAGCAAATCGCTCGACCACGACGTGCTCACGACCGTCGAGGAGCCGGTTTTCAAAAACGGCGGCCTCGTCGTGATACGCGGCAATCTAGCGCCCGACGGAGCGATCTGCCGCACGACGACGATTTCTGAAAAGGCGCGGAAATTCACTGGGCCAGCGCGCGTCTTCCACTGCGACGAGGACGCGCACGCCGCCGTCGTATCGGGGAAGATAAAGAAGGGCGACGTCGTCGTCATACGCTACGAAGGGCCGCGCGGCGCGCCCGGTATGCGCGAGATGATGATGACGACCGACGCCCTCGTCGGCCTCGGCATGGGGCAGGACGTCTTCGTGCTGACAGACGGACGCTTCTCGGGCTTCACGGAAGGGGCGGCGATAGGGCACATCTCGCCCGAAGCCGCAGTCGGCGGCGTGATAGCGGCCGTCGAGGACGGCGACACGATAGAGATAGACGTCGATGCCCGCTATGCAAATCTGCGAGTCCCGGACGAAGTTATAAAAGAAAGGCTCGCGCGCTGGAGGCCGCCGCTCAAAAAGTCGCGTGGCATACTCGGCATATACGCGAAGACTGCGCTCCAGGCGCATCTCGGCGGCATGATCGACGACGAAGTGACGGACGCCGGGCAGATTTTAGGAAAATAG
- a CDS encoding nucleoside recognition domain-containing protein yields MKFAVPSFIGAAVFLVPFSLHGEVNTLLGHIKEAALSLLDGRGPQTAAAISAAAAVLAVAAKFFRPAWILRDEILHENLTGGALWFWARVAALPIALCALPGAAELVEPGGLASAFAENAAFIAGSIVSRLAALSVVLGLLSPLVMDFGLVQFIAVYAGPVMRPLFLVPGRAAVDCVASWLGSSSMAVVFTAKMYDAGYYTGREAASIVCGFSLAGIYNIYAVAELMDISYAMPQILLVSYSSMILLAALMPRIAPLSSVPDEYARGRSLYAARRGDGRRGMSALRWAVFRGTAQARRMTLSSYMRESRYIMFSLLFGTVPLMMTFGTLLLLAAEFTPAASALAVPFAALLDALGALESRLAAESVVFAFVDQYLAAAAGHALLTEADRFACVCLSVVGLVNLTEVGLHVWHSNIPLKLWQMAVVYAIRVGVSALLIVPAARFFFPL; encoded by the coding sequence ATGAAATTCGCCGTACCGTCGTTCATCGGCGCCGCGGTGTTTCTCGTGCCCTTTTCCCTCCACGGCGAAGTCAACACGCTGCTTGGACATATCAAGGAGGCCGCGCTGTCTCTGCTCGATGGGCGCGGGCCGCAGACGGCGGCCGCGATATCCGCAGCCGCGGCCGTTCTCGCAGTCGCGGCGAAATTTTTCCGCCCGGCTTGGATTTTGCGCGACGAGATACTGCACGAGAATCTCACCGGCGGCGCTCTGTGGTTCTGGGCGCGCGTCGCGGCGCTGCCTATAGCTCTGTGCGCTCTGCCGGGCGCGGCGGAGCTTGTGGAGCCCGGCGGATTGGCGTCCGCGTTCGCGGAGAACGCCGCGTTTATAGCTGGAAGCATAGTGTCTAGGCTAGCGGCCCTCTCCGTCGTCCTCGGCCTTCTCTCGCCGCTTGTGATGGACTTCGGCCTCGTCCAGTTCATAGCCGTATACGCCGGCCCCGTCATGCGTCCGCTCTTTCTCGTGCCCGGGCGCGCCGCCGTAGACTGCGTCGCCTCGTGGCTCGGCAGCAGCTCGATGGCCGTAGTATTCACAGCGAAGATGTACGACGCCGGCTATTATACGGGACGCGAGGCCGCGTCGATCGTCTGCGGCTTCTCGCTCGCCGGGATATACAACATATACGCCGTCGCGGAACTCATGGACATATCATACGCCATGCCTCAGATACTGCTCGTCTCGTATTCTTCGATGATCCTGCTCGCGGCGCTGATGCCGAGGATAGCGCCTCTTTCGTCCGTGCCCGACGAATATGCGCGCGGCCGTTCGTTATACGCGGCTCGCCGCGGCGACGGGCGGCGCGGTATGTCCGCGCTGCGCTGGGCGGTTTTCCGGGGCACGGCTCAGGCGCGCCGCATGACGCTCTCGTCATATATGCGCGAGAGCCGTTATATTATGTTTTCGCTGCTTTTCGGCACCGTTCCTCTGATGATGACTTTCGGCACGCTTCTGCTGCTCGCTGCGGAATTTACGCCGGCTGCTTCGGCCCTCGCCGTCCCGTTCGCGGCCCTGCTCGACGCGCTCGGCGCGCTTGAAAGCAGGCTCGCCGCCGAGTCCGTCGTATTCGCCTTCGTCGATCAGTATCTCGCGGCCGCCGCAGGCCACGCGCTGCTGACCGAGGCGGACAGGTTCGCCTGCGTCTGCCTTTCGGTCGTCGGCCTCGTCAATCTTACTGAGGTCGGCCTGCACGTATGGCACTCGAATATTCCTCTGAAACTCTGGCAGATGGCGGTCGTCTACGCGATAAGGGTAGGCGTATCGGCCCTGCTGATCGTCCCCGCCGCGCGGTTCTTCTTCCCGCTCTGA
- a CDS encoding HD domain-containing phosphohydrolase yields the protein MSIKVKIQIFLGVVMLSALLLLDVMFTNFLITSAGEADRERLTRELSRTVMSVKGEERMLSAIAGNWAYSDKTWDFVNGKYPEYPSVYLNRDVLTEIGISSMIYLDKNLDVVLFRDFSAPDDASTPQSEFNAIFSSDDSSKIFESLPDGGFCGIVMKNGNRPILFSVMHIRRSDMSGEGAGYLIATMALSPKMVQRLTHGINFSFAIEPVKESEIKGDLPGIVIEGGRKDSYIAGRVLVKDFKGAPAFWITGIMPKVDITEADRQLQRLFLYLAVAAVAIVLLSGLYLNEQLTWRLKRLQQEIAGIRDESREIRRITIDRKKRDEISSIQRTLNDFMAFFSFKEGEKERIDDITIDVYKRFADAGNDLCVKTLEEIASSFTPGDAKFRSAIPRAAKTASGFAKELGVLDEELLYVYLGSLFSRIGMLALPFSIRTKTTPLTQTERREYDRYPVKSRDMMESIELLRPASGIPYSWNENWDGTGFPQGISAGAIPYQARIYAVVDAWNEMTRPWPGRRIPDAREVAERLRSMAGTRLDPQLVEKFIEYMKKESL from the coding sequence ATGTCTATCAAAGTAAAGATCCAAATATTCCTGGGAGTAGTTATGCTTTCGGCGCTTCTGCTGCTCGACGTGATGTTCACCAACTTCCTGATCACTTCGGCGGGCGAGGCCGACCGCGAACGATTGACGCGCGAGCTGTCGCGCACCGTCATGAGCGTCAAGGGAGAGGAACGTATGCTGTCGGCGATCGCCGGCAACTGGGCCTACTCGGACAAGACGTGGGACTTCGTGAACGGCAAATATCCCGAGTACCCGTCGGTCTACCTCAACAGGGACGTGCTCACCGAGATCGGAATTTCGTCGATGATATACCTCGACAAGAACTTAGACGTCGTGCTCTTCCGCGACTTCAGCGCGCCGGACGACGCATCCACCCCGCAGAGCGAATTCAACGCGATATTCAGCTCCGACGACAGCAGCAAAATATTTGAGAGCCTTCCCGACGGCGGCTTCTGCGGCATCGTCATGAAAAACGGCAACAGGCCGATACTCTTCTCCGTCATGCACATACGGCGCTCCGACATGAGCGGCGAAGGGGCAGGATACCTCATCGCCACGATGGCCCTCTCGCCGAAGATGGTACAGCGCCTCACACACGGAATAAACTTCTCCTTCGCGATAGAGCCGGTCAAAGAATCCGAAATCAAGGGCGACCTCCCAGGCATCGTGATCGAGGGAGGACGCAAGGACAGCTACATAGCGGGGCGCGTGCTCGTCAAGGACTTCAAGGGAGCGCCGGCTTTCTGGATAACGGGCATAATGCCGAAAGTGGACATTACGGAGGCCGACAGGCAGCTTCAGCGCCTCTTCCTCTACCTCGCGGTCGCGGCCGTCGCCATAGTGCTGCTCTCCGGGCTCTACCTCAACGAGCAGCTCACGTGGAGGCTCAAACGCCTGCAGCAGGAGATAGCCGGCATACGCGACGAGTCGCGAGAGATACGCCGCATCACGATAGACCGCAAAAAGCGTGACGAGATATCGAGCATACAGCGAACTCTGAACGACTTCATGGCCTTCTTCTCGTTCAAGGAGGGCGAAAAGGAGCGCATCGACGACATAACGATAGACGTCTACAAGCGCTTCGCCGACGCGGGCAACGACTTGTGCGTGAAGACTCTCGAGGAGATAGCCTCGTCCTTCACGCCAGGCGACGCGAAATTCCGCTCCGCGATACCGCGCGCCGCGAAGACGGCGAGCGGCTTCGCCAAAGAACTGGGAGTGCTCGACGAGGAACTTCTATACGTCTACCTCGGCTCGCTGTTCAGCCGCATAGGGATGCTGGCGCTGCCCTTCTCCATCCGCACCAAGACGACGCCGCTGACGCAGACCGAACGCCGCGAGTACGACAGATACCCCGTCAAGTCGCGCGACATGATGGAATCGATAGAGCTTCTGCGCCCCGCCTCCGGCATCCCGTACTCGTGGAACGAGAACTGGGACGGCACGGGCTTCCCGCAGGGCATCTCGGCCGGCGCGATACCCTATCAGGCGAGGATATACGCCGTGGTCGACGCGTGGAACGAGATGACGCGCCCGTGGCCAGGACGCCGCATTCCCGACGCGCGGGAGGTCGCGGAAAGACTTCGCTCTATGGCTGGGACTCGTCTTGATCCCCAGCTTGTCGAGAAATTCATAGAGTACATGAAAAAGGAGAGTTTGTAG
- a CDS encoding proline racemase family protein — translation MEVPTMMRFRKMISCIDAHTMGEPFRVVTSGVPPLAGDTILDKRAYFSERFDGIRRMLMLEPRGHSDMYGGVLLPPATEDGDFGILFMHNEGMGTMCGHGCIAAATVIFETGMKESREGENILKLDTPAGRITAYAEVANGRVKRVSFENVPTFVYLSDVLLEAEGIGEIPCDIVFGGDFYVFADVSRLGLELKPENARVLAARAMELKYDALRKFEVVHPENPKLRGIYGTLLTSAPETHGDTVRARNVCVFANGEIDRSPCGTGTSARLTQLYMKGVIKPGMKLEHHSIIDTVFEAEAVRETEVGGRRAIIPRVSGSANITAFSNFVLDEDDPLPEGFRL, via the coding sequence ATGGAGGTACCGACGATGATGCGCTTCCGCAAAATGATAAGCTGTATAGACGCCCATACGATGGGCGAGCCCTTCCGCGTCGTCACGTCCGGCGTGCCGCCGCTCGCAGGCGATACGATTTTGGATAAGCGCGCGTATTTCAGCGAGCGCTTTGACGGCATCCGCCGCATGCTGATGCTCGAACCGCGCGGACACTCCGACATGTACGGCGGCGTTCTTCTGCCGCCGGCGACGGAGGACGGGGATTTCGGGATTCTTTTCATGCATAACGAGGGAATGGGGACGATGTGCGGCCACGGCTGCATAGCGGCGGCGACGGTGATTTTCGAGACGGGCATGAAGGAATCGCGCGAAGGCGAAAACATACTGAAGCTCGACACTCCGGCGGGACGGATAACGGCTTACGCCGAAGTGGCAAACGGGCGCGTGAAGCGCGTCTCGTTCGAGAACGTCCCGACGTTCGTATATCTTTCGGACGTTTTGCTCGAGGCCGAGGGAATAGGCGAAATTCCGTGCGACATAGTCTTCGGCGGCGACTTTTACGTATTCGCCGACGTTTCGCGTCTCGGGCTTGAACTCAAGCCCGAGAACGCGCGCGTGCTCGCGGCGCGGGCGATGGAGCTAAAGTACGACGCGCTGCGCAAGTTCGAGGTCGTCCACCCGGAGAACCCGAAGCTGCGCGGAATCTACGGCACTCTGCTGACCTCCGCGCCGGAGACGCACGGCGATACGGTGCGCGCGCGCAACGTGTGCGTCTTCGCAAACGGCGAGATAGACCGCTCTCCCTGCGGCACGGGGACTTCCGCGCGGCTGACGCAGCTTTACATGAAGGGCGTTATAAAGCCCGGAATGAAGCTCGAGCACCACAGCATCATCGACACCGTATTCGAGGCCGAGGCCGTGCGCGAGACGGAGGTCGGCGGCCGGCGCGCGATAATCCCGCGCGTCTCGGGCAGCGCGAACATCACGGCCTTCAGCAACTTCGTGCTCGACGAGGACGACCCTCTGCCCGAGGGCTTCCGTCTGTAG
- the yedF gene encoding sulfurtransferase-like selenium metabolism protein YedF, translating into MVEIDARKLECPKPVLLTKAETDKGTEAVRVCVDNEVAVGNVTRFFENAGYTAQREDGPDGKCFYITGIKSGKAAEKASGAKTTAILFASDKLGAESDGLGEVLIKAYLGTIAQSDTPPASIALMNEGIKLALPESSTLETLQEIEKRGTKILVCGTCTNHFGVTDQIKVGVISNMFEIAGSLMNADKAIVHG; encoded by the coding sequence ATGGTTGAAATTGATGCGAGAAAGCTGGAGTGTCCGAAGCCTGTGCTTCTGACGAAGGCAGAGACGGACAAGGGGACTGAGGCCGTGCGCGTCTGCGTGGACAACGAGGTCGCTGTCGGCAACGTGACGCGCTTCTTCGAAAACGCCGGCTACACTGCGCAGCGTGAGGACGGTCCGGACGGCAAGTGCTTCTACATCACGGGAATAAAGAGCGGCAAGGCCGCGGAGAAAGCCTCCGGCGCTAAGACGACGGCGATACTCTTCGCCTCGGACAAGCTCGGCGCGGAGTCCGACGGACTCGGCGAGGTGCTCATCAAGGCGTACCTCGGCACGATAGCGCAGTCCGACACGCCTCCCGCGTCGATAGCCCTGATGAACGAAGGCATCAAGCTCGCGCTTCCTGAGTCGTCCACGCTCGAAACGCTCCAGGAAATCGAAAAGCGCGGCACGAAGATACTCGTCTGCGGCACCTGCACGAACCACTTCGGCGTCACCGACCAGATAAAAGTCGGCGTGATCTCCAACATGTTCGAGATCGCCGGCTCTCTGATGAACGCAGACAAAGCGATAGTCCACGGCTAA
- a CDS encoding ThiF family adenylyltransferase → MDLEDAVEIMKAGAPESGGVKAVPLRLCREAAERCGISPREAEAAALRAGLCPSRYERSVGTLGLDGQARLLESCAAVAGCGGLGGWIIEILARAGVGKLILIDGDRFGESNLNRQLYASEDNIGEFKAEAAARRVRRVNSAVEAAALNIFLNEENCESALAGADVVIDALDGNEARGVVFRACAGLGVPFVHGAIGGFCGETAVLRAGDTPPWELFGAGDKGSETETGNPPFTPPFIASAQAAAAIKILARAGDTPEKTLFWFDLSRCAMQRLKLK, encoded by the coding sequence GTGGATTTGGAGGACGCCGTTGAAATTATGAAGGCCGGGGCGCCGGAGAGCGGCGGCGTAAAGGCCGTGCCGCTCCGGCTCTGCCGCGAGGCGGCGGAACGCTGCGGCATTTCGCCGCGCGAAGCCGAGGCGGCGGCGCTGCGCGCCGGGCTCTGTCCGTCGCGGTACGAGCGCAGCGTCGGGACGCTCGGACTAGACGGACAGGCTAGGCTGCTTGAGTCGTGCGCCGCGGTCGCTGGATGCGGCGGCCTCGGCGGATGGATAATAGAGATACTCGCGCGCGCGGGGGTGGGCAAGCTGATTCTCATAGACGGCGACCGCTTCGGCGAGAGCAATCTGAACAGGCAGCTTTACGCCTCGGAGGACAACATCGGCGAGTTTAAGGCCGAGGCGGCGGCGCGGCGCGTCAGGCGCGTGAACTCGGCGGTCGAGGCCGCGGCGCTGAATATTTTCCTGAACGAGGAAAACTGCGAGTCCGCGCTCGCGGGCGCGGACGTCGTAATCGACGCGCTCGACGGCAACGAGGCACGCGGCGTCGTATTCCGCGCATGCGCAGGGCTCGGCGTCCCGTTCGTCCACGGCGCTATAGGCGGCTTCTGCGGAGAGACCGCAGTGCTGCGCGCGGGAGACACGCCGCCGTGGGAGCTCTTCGGCGCGGGAGACAAGGGAAGCGAGACGGAGACGGGGAATCCTCCTTTCACTCCGCCGTTCATAGCCTCGGCGCAGGCCGCCGCGGCGATAAAAATTTTGGCGCGCGCGGGGGATACGCCGGAAAAGACGCTTTTTTGGTTCGACCTTTCGCGCTGCGCGATGCAGAGGCTGAAGCTTAAATGA
- a CDS encoding aminotransferase class V-fold PLP-dependent enzyme, whose translation MRKVYMNNAATTWPKPPAVAEAVYDFMTRDGANASRGSASERDIKSLDILFTARAKAAKLFGGYAKGNPKYVTLTMNVTHSLNVVIKGFVKSGMRVVTTSMEHNSVVRPLREAQKNGATVEVIQASLRGYVDPKKFSEAALEHTDLAVVTHCSNVSGSVQPIAEIAEICSKRGIPLVVDCAQTAGVLPLNVSELGLAALCFTGHKGLFGPQGTGGIVWKPEFAEACAPFIVGGTGSLSHEETQPLIMPDKFEAGTMNLPGFAGLDAALGWIEATGVDAIRTREEELGRRLEEGLLSIDGLRLLGSTGGEAPRLPVYSFNIDGKDNGEFANDLSMNYGIEGRPGLHCSPFAHRTLGTFPEGALRLSPGYYTTEDEIDYTIESIRALAQK comes from the coding sequence ATGAGAAAAGTCTACATGAACAACGCGGCCACCACGTGGCCCAAGCCTCCGGCAGTCGCGGAGGCCGTGTACGACTTCATGACGCGCGACGGGGCGAACGCCTCGCGCGGTTCGGCGTCCGAACGTGACATAAAGAGCCTCGACATCCTTTTCACCGCGCGCGCCAAGGCGGCGAAGCTCTTCGGCGGCTACGCGAAGGGAAATCCGAAATACGTGACGCTCACCATGAACGTGACACACTCGCTCAACGTAGTCATAAAGGGCTTCGTCAAGAGCGGGATGCGCGTCGTTACGACCTCGATGGAGCACAACTCCGTCGTGCGCCCGCTGCGCGAGGCGCAGAAGAACGGCGCGACTGTCGAGGTCATCCAGGCCAGCCTGCGCGGCTACGTCGACCCGAAAAAATTTTCCGAGGCGGCGCTCGAGCATACCGACCTCGCCGTCGTCACCCACTGCAGCAACGTCTCGGGCTCGGTACAGCCGATAGCCGAGATAGCGGAAATCTGCTCAAAGCGCGGCATCCCGCTCGTCGTCGACTGCGCGCAGACTGCGGGCGTGCTTCCGTTAAACGTCTCGGAGCTCGGCCTCGCTGCGCTCTGCTTCACGGGACACAAGGGGCTCTTCGGCCCGCAGGGCACGGGCGGCATCGTCTGGAAGCCGGAGTTCGCGGAAGCATGCGCCCCGTTCATAGTCGGAGGCACGGGAAGCCTTTCCCACGAGGAGACGCAGCCGCTCATCATGCCGGACAAGTTCGAGGCCGGGACGATGAACCTTCCTGGATTCGCGGGGCTCGACGCGGCGCTCGGCTGGATAGAGGCGACCGGCGTCGACGCGATAAGGACGCGCGAGGAAGAGCTCGGACGGCGGCTCGAAGAAGGGCTGCTCTCGATAGACGGCCTGCGCCTGCTCGGCTCGACCGGCGGAGAAGCGCCGCGCCTTCCGGTGTATTCCTTCAACATCGACGGGAAGGACAACGGCGAGTTCGCCAACGACCTGAGCATGAACTACGGCATAGAGGGACGCCCGGGGCTGCACTGTTCGCCGTTCGCGCACAGGACGCTGGGGACGTTCCCAGAGGGGGCGCTGAGGCTCTCTCCGGGCTATTACACGACGGAGGACGAAATCGACTACACGATAGAGTCGATACGGGCCCTCGCCCAGAAGTGA
- a CDS encoding sodium ion-translocating decarboxylase subunit beta: protein MELYLTALRGVIEQSGFVALNGPTLVMLLVAFVLLYLAIAKGFEPLLLMPIAFGCLLVNLPLSGIVDPGGFLYFVKFGIDHELYPVIIFMGIGALTDFGPLLANPITFLLGASAQLGVFVAVIGAMCMGFTIQQAAGIGIIGGADGPTAIYLCAKLARDILPAVAVAAYSYMSLVPLIQPPVIKLLTTKEDRAIKMEQLRPVSRTEKILFPIVATISCGLVLPASVPLIGMLMFGNLLRECGCTERLSLAAQNEVLNATTIFLGISVGATMKAETFLTVATIKIIALGLIAFIFSTAGGVIFGQVMKVMSGRKINPVIGAAGVSAVPMAARVCQKVVQKEFPGSYILMHAMGPNVAGVIGTAVAAGAMLTLLSK, encoded by the coding sequence ATGGAACTCTACTTGACAGCGCTGAGAGGCGTTATCGAGCAGTCTGGCTTCGTCGCGCTCAACGGGCCGACGCTTGTCATGCTCCTCGTGGCGTTTGTACTGCTCTACCTCGCCATAGCGAAGGGCTTCGAGCCGCTGCTCCTTATGCCGATAGCATTCGGATGCCTGCTCGTCAATCTGCCGCTCTCCGGCATTGTCGATCCGGGGGGCTTCCTCTACTTCGTAAAATTCGGCATCGACCATGAGCTCTATCCCGTCATCATATTCATGGGTATAGGTGCGCTCACCGACTTCGGCCCGCTGCTTGCGAACCCGATAACCTTCCTGCTCGGAGCCTCCGCGCAGCTCGGCGTCTTCGTCGCCGTCATCGGCGCGATGTGCATGGGCTTCACCATCCAGCAGGCCGCCGGAATCGGAATCATCGGCGGAGCCGACGGCCCGACCGCAATCTACCTTTGCGCGAAGCTCGCGCGCGACATACTCCCGGCGGTCGCCGTCGCGGCGTACAGCTACATGTCGCTCGTACCGCTCATCCAGCCGCCGGTTATCAAGCTCCTTACCACGAAAGAAGACAGAGCCATTAAGATGGAACAGCTCCGTCCCGTCTCGCGCACAGAGAAGATACTCTTCCCGATAGTGGCGACGATCTCTTGCGGACTCGTCCTTCCGGCTTCCGTCCCGCTTATCGGTATGCTGATGTTCGGAAACCTGCTTCGCGAGTGCGGATGCACCGAACGGCTCTCTCTCGCCGCTCAGAACGAAGTGCTCAACGCGACTACGATATTCCTCGGCATCTCAGTCGGCGCTACGATGAAAGCTGAAACTTTCCTCACCGTCGCGACGATAAAGATAATCGCGCTTGGACTCATCGCTTTCATCTTCAGCACGGCCGGAGGCGTCATCTTCGGCCAGGTCATGAAAGTCATGTCGGGACGCAAAATCAACCCCGTCATCGGGGCCGCGGGAGTCTCCGCCGTCCCGATGGCCGCGCGCGTCTGCCAGAAAGTCGTACAGAAAGAATTCCCCGGTTCGTACATCCTCATGCACGCCATGGGCCCGAACGTCGCGGGAGTCATAGGCACAGCCGTAGCCGCCGGAGCGATGCTCACTCTGCTGAGCAAATAG